A part of Scleropages formosus chromosome 3, fSclFor1.1, whole genome shotgun sequence genomic DNA contains:
- the LOC108934964 gene encoding zonadhesin isoform X2 produces MGGKLFLWFLGTVSCLTTTGVSTSNNDTIPLVTLPGWKQNAEYLTKCNFNNNLAPFCGWTYESQERTPTTAEQFHHAQKNVLLNPFGNGRLKSGLLNVSDDVCVEFWFHKPGQNSPDIRMLTQDGSGKREHWTSQGSIASSWQQVFIPLSYSEGNSIQIIFEAMQEVSEDGNVAIDNVGVREGRCGEQCTQGSEFWVDDACTTQCKCSSLGLTCSPASCPEEYICEANNGLLGCYPSTSRTCTVQHNSHYSTFDGAESHIMSTCTYNLAKVCAVSSGLPYFSVEAQYKRGENGSASSIQQISIDLQSLRVSMLHREKHKVIVNGIWRRLPLTLNEDRVIIQLRGDSVIFQTDFQLIVFFNKDNEVRVTLPMLYSTKVCGLCGNFNRLRDDDFMQSDSSETDFNVLGRTWQKEDPKCETSFLPQLCADQEEAEYESVLGCGIMLSMEGPFAKCPTVLSADPFFRLCVLDMCSTDGDHNTLCNALQAYAEACKRAGVMLPAWRNESFCPMVCSSNSHYNVCASSHPATCSAMDTPLGYGSCEERCECNPGFMLSGGSCVSAEDCGCWMNSQYYKKRETFMIGECDNLCQCMGQDQIQCTPTSCASGEVCKIKDAVLGCFTSSVAMCQVFGDPHYITFDGKFFDFQGPCNYTLVKTCGNNTVQFELTVRNENRGNPAWSALNSVALSVQGLHIALRKERKVYVNGHLAELPVKPNSEVIVSLKGPYVQVETTFGMKLLFDGAHRLFVQVDERYNGEVCGLCGTYSNYQFDDFVTPDGILLDNAQEFGNSWKTGDHEWDCEPNPPPLPECDSQLWDAGYEECNILFEDPFKPCHWFVPPQLYVKSCVYDYCATLGDIQQLCISLESYVATCQLAEVHMEQWRDGTLCDSFTPKPTDPSTATPSQEASPLDCNFDNGDCGWEQMITDSFDWLRHRGPTPSDLTGPSHDHTTGDGYYMYIEGDEPHYGDSARMLSPVCYATGAVCLRFWYHMYGTASAMALTLYQLQGNTAVKIWSKANNQGDQWHPAYVDLSIFGKVQIIVEGIRGSNNQSDVSLDDISLQQGTCSGSSNTVLETTTHSAISRSVCSFHCSFDKDICAWNQIQTDSFDWTRLRGSTSTSMTGPSSDHTTGDGYYLYIEAKNVYDGDTARLLSPECPEPGPLCLHFWYHMYGTADNMGISIYLLQNHTAQMMWSLQDNQGNMWHKAQVEVKPSNMFQIIFEGRRGTNEHSDVAVDDVSLLRGRCSGPSCPEHSHHSTCMPLCPVTCKTLNGADDCPTEESCKQGCVCDKGFVLKGDQCIPITACGCQDNQGNNYRFGEFWLTNHCLQKCMCEEEEGEGQITCEDHECELSTVCLTDNGQFRCNSTGFSECSVSGGLKFTTFDNLENEFKGKYSYILVQTTPQMTNLPQVYIEGNIERTADTKDKREAEADDEEDSSEEDDSSEEKEQSELKSVTLSVYNHTIKFMAKRRIVLNGEMVHPPVLLNNGLKIMERASRIYLKTNFGLSVEFYRAKAEIILPHTYKNHVVGLCGNFDGKKKNDLVKPDRNRAQNVAEFGDSWRVTTQLLTTMDRKSSFISSDLSISEDSNPDIDATTEN; encoded by the exons ATGGGTGGAAAATTATTTCTATGGTTCCTGGGTACTGTCTCCTGCCTCACAACGACAGGTGTCAGTACGAG CAACAATGACACAATCCCACTGGTGACCCTTCCAGGATGGAAGCAAAATGCAG AGTATTTAACAAAGTGCAACTTTAATAACAATCTGGCTCCATTTTGTGGGTGGACATACGAGAGCCAAGAGAGGACTCCAACTACAGCAG AGCAATTTCACCACGCTCAGAAGAATGTCCTCTTGAACCCCTTTGGGAACGGCCGTCTAAAGAGCGGTTTGCTCAATGTGTCCGATGATGTGTGCGTGGAGTTTTGGTTCCACAAGCCAGGGCAAAATAGCCCAGACATTAGAATGCTTACACAGGATGGTTCTGGGAAGAGAGAACACTGGACTTCACAAGGCAGTATAGCTTCTTCATGGCAACAAGTGTTCATCCCTTTGTCCTACAGTGAGGGGAATAGCATACAG ATCATATTTGAGGCCATGCAGGAAGTCTCTGAAGATGGTAATGTAGCCATTGACAATGTAGGAGTAAGAGAAGGCCGATGTG GAGAACAGTGTACCCAAGGCTCTGAATTCTGGGTTGATGATGCCTGCACCACCCAGTGCAAATGCTCCAGCCTTGGGTTAACCTGCTCCCCAGCCTCCTGTCCAGAGGAATATATCTGTGAGGCCAACAATGGCCTGTTGGGCTGCTACCCATCCACCTCTCGCACCTGCACTGTCCAGCACAATTCTCATTATAGCACTTTTGATGGGGCTGAATCCCACATTATGAGTACTTGTACCTACAACCTGGCAAAGGTGTGTGCTGTCTCATCGGGCCTACCCTATTTCAGTGTGGAAGCCCAATATAAGAGAGGAGAAAATGGATCAGCCTCCTCCATCCAGCAGATCAGCATTGACCTCCAAAGTTTGAGAGTCTCAATGCTGCACAGAGAGAAGCACAAAGTCATA GTCAATGGGATTTGGAGGAGGCTTCCTTTGACTCTGAATGAAGACCGGGTGATAATTCAGCTCAGGGGAGATTCAGTCATCTTCCAGACTGATTTTCAGTTGATTGTATTTTTCAACAAAGACAATGAAGTACGCGTGACACTTCCCATGCTGTACTCCACCAAAGTTTGTGGTCTGTGCGGAAACTTCAACCGCCTGAGAGATGATGATTTTATGCAGTCAGACTCATCAGAGACAGATTTTAATGTCCTTGGGAGGACCTGGCAGAAGGAAGACCCCAAATGTGAAACATCCTTTCTTCCTCAACTATGTGCTGACCAGGAAGAGGCAGAGTATGAGAGTGTGCTTGGCTGTGGCATCATGCTATCAATGGAAGGCCCATTTGCCAAGTGCCCGACTGTCCTTAGTGCTGATCCCTTCTTTAGATTGTGTGTGTTGGACATGTGCAGCACAGATGGCGATCACAATACTCTGTGTAACGCCTTACAGGCCTACGCAGAAGCCTGCAAGAGGGCTGGTGTGATGCTTCCAGCTTGGAGGAATGAATCTTTCTGCC CTATGGTGTGCTCGAGCAACAGCCACTACAATGTGTGTGCCAGCAGCCATCCTGCCACATGCTCAGCAATGGACACTCCCCTGGGCTATGGGAGCTGTGAAGAGCGGTGCGAGTGTAATCCAGGGTTCATGCTTAGCGGGGGCTCATGTGTATCTGCAGAAGACTGTGGCTGCTGGATGAACAGCCAGTACTATAAG aaaagagAGACATTCATGATTGGAGAATGTGACAATCTGTGCCAGTGCATGGGACAAGACCAGATACAGTGCACCCCGACCTCCTGTGCCAGTGGTGAGGTGTGCAAAATCAAGGACGCTGTCCTTGGATGCTTCACCTCATCCGTGGCTATGTGCCAGGTCTTTGGAGATCCTCATTACATCACCTTCGATGGCAAGTTTTTCGATTTCCAAGGTCCCTGTAACTACACACTTGTGAAAACCTGTGGAAACAACACCGTCCAGTTTGAACTGACTGTGCGGAATGAAAATCGAGGAAACCCAGCATGGTCAGCCCTAAATTCTGTTGCTCTGTCAGTGCAAGGGCTGCACATAGCCCTTCGGAAGGAGAGGAAGGTTTAT GTTAACGGCCATCTGGCAGAACTCCCAGTGAAGCCAAACAGCGAAGTCATAGTGTCCCTAAAGGGACCATATGTCCAAGTTGAGACCACCTTCGGCATGAAGCTCCTGTTTGATGGGGCACACAGGCTTTTTGTGCAAGTGGATGAGCGATACAATGGCGAGGTGTGCGGACTCTGTGGCACATACTCCAATTATCAATTCGATGACTTTGTAACACCAGACGGCATACTCCTGGACAATGCTCAGGAGTTCGGAAATAGCTGGAAGACAGGAGACCATGAGTGGGA CTGTGAACCCAACCCCCCTCCACTGCCTGAATGTGATTCTCAGCTGTGGGATGCTGGGTACGAAGAATGCAACATCCTGTTCGAGGACCCTTTCAAACCCTGCCACTGGTTTGTACCTCCGCAGCTGTATGTGAAAAGCTGCGTATATGACTACTGCGCCACTCTGGGTGATATTCAACAGCTTTGCATCTCCCTGGAGTCATATGTGGCAACATGTCAGTTGGCAGAGGTGCACATGGAACAATGGAGAGATGGCACCCTCTGCG ATAGTTTTACACCAAAACCAACAGATCCATCAACTGCAACTCCTTCGCAAGAAG CTTCTCCTCTGGACTGCAACTTTGACAATGGTGACTGTGGATGGGAACAAATGATAACCGACAGCTTCGATTGGTTAAGACACAGGGGACCAACCCCCTCAGATCTCACTGGGCCATCCCATGACCACACCACTGGAG ATGGGTACTACATGTATATAGAGGGAGATGAGCCCCATTATGGAGACTCCGCACGCATGCTGAGTCCAGTGTGCTATGCAACGGGTGCTGTCTGCCTGCGCTTCTGGTACCACATGTATGGGACTGCGAGTGCTATGGCCTTGACCCTCTACCAGTTGCAGGGAAACACAGCAGTCAAGATCTGGTCAAAGGCCAACAACCAGGGAGATCAGTGGCACCCAGCATATGTAGACTTAAGCATTTTTGGCAAAGTCCAG ATTATTGTGGAGGGGATCAGAGGTTCAAACAACCAATCTGATGTTTCCCTGGATGATATTTCTCTGCAGCAAGGAACTTGTTCAG GCTCTTCAAATACAGTGCTGGAGACCACAACTCATTCTGCCATCAGTAGATCAG TGTGCAGCTTCCACTGTAGCTTTGACAAAGACATCTGTGCTTGGAATCAGATCCAGACAGACAGTTTTGACTGGACAAGACTGAGAGGGTCTACCTCAACCTCCATGACAGGGCCTTCTTCTGATCACACAACTGGAG ATGGGTACTACTTGTACATTGAGGCCAAGAATGTTTACGACGGGGACACCGCTCGTCTTTTGAGTCCAGAGTGTCCAGAGCCAGGTCCTCTCTGCCTTCACTTTTGGTACCACATGTATGGTACAGCCGACAACATGGGTATAAGCATATATCTATTGCAGAACCACACAGCGCAGATGATGTGGTCTCTGCAGGACAACCAGGGCAACATGTGGCACAAGGCACAGGTGGAGGTGAAGCCCTCCAATATGTTCCAG ATTATTTTTGAAGGACGGAGAGGAACTAATGAACACTCGGATGTAGCAGTGGATGACGTGTCCCTTCTGCGAGGCCGGTGTTCAG GCCCCTCCTGCCCCGAGCACAGCCACCATTCCACATGCATGCCCCTGTGCCCAGTCACGTGCAAGACCCTCAATGGTGCAGATGACTGCCCTACTGAAGAGTCCTGCAAAcagggttgtgtgtgtgataagGGCTTTGTACTCAAGGGGGACCAGTGTATCCCCATCACAGCCTGTGGCTGCCAGGACAACCAGGGTAACAACTACCGT TTTGGTGAATTCTGGTTGACCAACCATTGTCTCCAGAAGTGTATgtgtgaggaagaggaaggtgaaGGGCAGATCACCTGTGAAGACCATGAATGTGAACTCAGTACAGTGTGCCTCACTGACAATGGGCAGTTCAGGTGCAATTCCACAG GCTTCAGTGAGTGTTCAGTGTCTGGAGGCCTCAAGTTCACAACATTTGACAACCTGGAAAATGAGTTCAAGGGCAAGTACTCGTATATCCTGGTCCAGACGACACCACAGATGACGAATCTCCCACAAGTCTACATTGAGGGCAATATTGAGCGAACAGCAGATACTAAGGACAAACGCGAAGCTGAGGCTGACGATGAGGAAGACAGCAGTGAAGAAGACGATAGCAGTGAAGAGAAGGAACAAAGCGAACTGAAGAGTGTCACACTCAGCGTGTACAACCACACTATAAAATTCATGGCTAAAAGAAGGATTGTG TTGAATGGAGAAATGGTACATCCGCCAGTCCTCCTCAACAATGGGCTGAAGATCATGGAACGTGCTTCTCGAATTTACCTGAAAACAAATTTTGGCCTCTCAGTGGAGTTTTACAGGGCCAAGGCAG AGATAATCCTTCCGCACACCTACAAGAACCATGTGGTGGGGCTCTGTGGTAATTTTGACGGCAAGAAGAAAAATGACCTTGTGAAGCCAGATAGGAACCGGGCTCAAAATGTGGCAGAGTTTGGAGACAGCTGGAGGGTGACAACACAGCTGCTAACTACCATGGACAG AAAATCAAGTTTCATTAGCAGTGATCTCAGTATCTCAGAGGACAGCAATCCTGACATCGATGCCACAACAGAGAACTAA
- the LOC108934964 gene encoding zonadhesin isoform X1 yields the protein MGGKLFLWFLGTVSCLTTTGVSTSNNDTIPLVTLPGWKQNAEYLTKCNFNNNLAPFCGWTYESQERTPTTAEQFHHAQKNVLLNPFGNGRLKSGLLNVSDDVCVEFWFHKPGQNSPDIRMLTQDGSGKREHWTSQGSIASSWQQVFIPLSYSEGNSIQIIFEAMQEVSEDGNVAIDNVGVREGRCGEQCTQGSEFWVDDACTTQCKCSSLGLTCSPASCPEEYICEANNGLLGCYPSTSRTCTVQHNSHYSTFDGAESHIMSTCTYNLAKVCAVSSGLPYFSVEAQYKRGENGSASSIQQISIDLQSLRVSMLHREKHKVIVNGIWRRLPLTLNEDRVIIQLRGDSVIFQTDFQLIVFFNKDNEVRVTLPMLYSTKVCGLCGNFNRLRDDDFMQSDSSETDFNVLGRTWQKEDPKCETSFLPQLCADQEEAEYESVLGCGIMLSMEGPFAKCPTVLSADPFFRLCVLDMCSTDGDHNTLCNALQAYAEACKRAGVMLPAWRNESFCPMVCSSNSHYNVCASSHPATCSAMDTPLGYGSCEERCECNPGFMLSGGSCVSAEDCGCWMNSQYYKKRETFMIGECDNLCQCMGQDQIQCTPTSCASGEVCKIKDAVLGCFTSSVAMCQVFGDPHYITFDGKFFDFQGPCNYTLVKTCGNNTVQFELTVRNENRGNPAWSALNSVALSVQGLHIALRKERKVYVNGHLAELPVKPNSEVIVSLKGPYVQVETTFGMKLLFDGAHRLFVQVDERYNGEVCGLCGTYSNYQFDDFVTPDGILLDNAQEFGNSWKTGDHEWDCEPNPPPLPECDSQLWDAGYEECNILFEDPFKPCHWFVPPQLYVKSCVYDYCATLGDIQQLCISLESYVATCQLAEVHMEQWRDGTLCDSFTPKPTDPSTATPSQEASPLDCNFDNGDCGWEQMITDSFDWLRHRGPTPSDLTGPSHDHTTGDGYYMYIEGDEPHYGDSARMLSPVCYATGAVCLRFWYHMYGTASAMALTLYQLQGNTAVKIWSKANNQGDQWHPAYVDLSIFGKVQIIVEGIRGSNNQSDVSLDDISLQQGTCSGSSNTVLETTTHSAISRSVCSFHCSFDKDICAWNQIQTDSFDWTRLRGSTSTSMTGPSSDHTTGDGYYLYIEAKNVYDGDTARLLSPECPEPGPLCLHFWYHMYGTADNMGISIYLLQNHTAQMMWSLQDNQGNMWHKAQVEVKPSNMFQIIFEGRRGTNEHSDVAVDDVSLLRGRCSASPSGPSCPEHSHHSTCMPLCPVTCKTLNGADDCPTEESCKQGCVCDKGFVLKGDQCIPITACGCQDNQGNNYRFGEFWLTNHCLQKCMCEEEEGEGQITCEDHECELSTVCLTDNGQFRCNSTGFSECSVSGGLKFTTFDNLENEFKGKYSYILVQTTPQMTNLPQVYIEGNIERTADTKDKREAEADDEEDSSEEDDSSEEKEQSELKSVTLSVYNHTIKFMAKRRIVLNGEMVHPPVLLNNGLKIMERASRIYLKTNFGLSVEFYRAKAEIILPHTYKNHVVGLCGNFDGKKKNDLVKPDRNRAQNVAEFGDSWRVTTQLLTTMDRKSSFISSDLSISEDSNPDIDATTEN from the exons ATGGGTGGAAAATTATTTCTATGGTTCCTGGGTACTGTCTCCTGCCTCACAACGACAGGTGTCAGTACGAG CAACAATGACACAATCCCACTGGTGACCCTTCCAGGATGGAAGCAAAATGCAG AGTATTTAACAAAGTGCAACTTTAATAACAATCTGGCTCCATTTTGTGGGTGGACATACGAGAGCCAAGAGAGGACTCCAACTACAGCAG AGCAATTTCACCACGCTCAGAAGAATGTCCTCTTGAACCCCTTTGGGAACGGCCGTCTAAAGAGCGGTTTGCTCAATGTGTCCGATGATGTGTGCGTGGAGTTTTGGTTCCACAAGCCAGGGCAAAATAGCCCAGACATTAGAATGCTTACACAGGATGGTTCTGGGAAGAGAGAACACTGGACTTCACAAGGCAGTATAGCTTCTTCATGGCAACAAGTGTTCATCCCTTTGTCCTACAGTGAGGGGAATAGCATACAG ATCATATTTGAGGCCATGCAGGAAGTCTCTGAAGATGGTAATGTAGCCATTGACAATGTAGGAGTAAGAGAAGGCCGATGTG GAGAACAGTGTACCCAAGGCTCTGAATTCTGGGTTGATGATGCCTGCACCACCCAGTGCAAATGCTCCAGCCTTGGGTTAACCTGCTCCCCAGCCTCCTGTCCAGAGGAATATATCTGTGAGGCCAACAATGGCCTGTTGGGCTGCTACCCATCCACCTCTCGCACCTGCACTGTCCAGCACAATTCTCATTATAGCACTTTTGATGGGGCTGAATCCCACATTATGAGTACTTGTACCTACAACCTGGCAAAGGTGTGTGCTGTCTCATCGGGCCTACCCTATTTCAGTGTGGAAGCCCAATATAAGAGAGGAGAAAATGGATCAGCCTCCTCCATCCAGCAGATCAGCATTGACCTCCAAAGTTTGAGAGTCTCAATGCTGCACAGAGAGAAGCACAAAGTCATA GTCAATGGGATTTGGAGGAGGCTTCCTTTGACTCTGAATGAAGACCGGGTGATAATTCAGCTCAGGGGAGATTCAGTCATCTTCCAGACTGATTTTCAGTTGATTGTATTTTTCAACAAAGACAATGAAGTACGCGTGACACTTCCCATGCTGTACTCCACCAAAGTTTGTGGTCTGTGCGGAAACTTCAACCGCCTGAGAGATGATGATTTTATGCAGTCAGACTCATCAGAGACAGATTTTAATGTCCTTGGGAGGACCTGGCAGAAGGAAGACCCCAAATGTGAAACATCCTTTCTTCCTCAACTATGTGCTGACCAGGAAGAGGCAGAGTATGAGAGTGTGCTTGGCTGTGGCATCATGCTATCAATGGAAGGCCCATTTGCCAAGTGCCCGACTGTCCTTAGTGCTGATCCCTTCTTTAGATTGTGTGTGTTGGACATGTGCAGCACAGATGGCGATCACAATACTCTGTGTAACGCCTTACAGGCCTACGCAGAAGCCTGCAAGAGGGCTGGTGTGATGCTTCCAGCTTGGAGGAATGAATCTTTCTGCC CTATGGTGTGCTCGAGCAACAGCCACTACAATGTGTGTGCCAGCAGCCATCCTGCCACATGCTCAGCAATGGACACTCCCCTGGGCTATGGGAGCTGTGAAGAGCGGTGCGAGTGTAATCCAGGGTTCATGCTTAGCGGGGGCTCATGTGTATCTGCAGAAGACTGTGGCTGCTGGATGAACAGCCAGTACTATAAG aaaagagAGACATTCATGATTGGAGAATGTGACAATCTGTGCCAGTGCATGGGACAAGACCAGATACAGTGCACCCCGACCTCCTGTGCCAGTGGTGAGGTGTGCAAAATCAAGGACGCTGTCCTTGGATGCTTCACCTCATCCGTGGCTATGTGCCAGGTCTTTGGAGATCCTCATTACATCACCTTCGATGGCAAGTTTTTCGATTTCCAAGGTCCCTGTAACTACACACTTGTGAAAACCTGTGGAAACAACACCGTCCAGTTTGAACTGACTGTGCGGAATGAAAATCGAGGAAACCCAGCATGGTCAGCCCTAAATTCTGTTGCTCTGTCAGTGCAAGGGCTGCACATAGCCCTTCGGAAGGAGAGGAAGGTTTAT GTTAACGGCCATCTGGCAGAACTCCCAGTGAAGCCAAACAGCGAAGTCATAGTGTCCCTAAAGGGACCATATGTCCAAGTTGAGACCACCTTCGGCATGAAGCTCCTGTTTGATGGGGCACACAGGCTTTTTGTGCAAGTGGATGAGCGATACAATGGCGAGGTGTGCGGACTCTGTGGCACATACTCCAATTATCAATTCGATGACTTTGTAACACCAGACGGCATACTCCTGGACAATGCTCAGGAGTTCGGAAATAGCTGGAAGACAGGAGACCATGAGTGGGA CTGTGAACCCAACCCCCCTCCACTGCCTGAATGTGATTCTCAGCTGTGGGATGCTGGGTACGAAGAATGCAACATCCTGTTCGAGGACCCTTTCAAACCCTGCCACTGGTTTGTACCTCCGCAGCTGTATGTGAAAAGCTGCGTATATGACTACTGCGCCACTCTGGGTGATATTCAACAGCTTTGCATCTCCCTGGAGTCATATGTGGCAACATGTCAGTTGGCAGAGGTGCACATGGAACAATGGAGAGATGGCACCCTCTGCG ATAGTTTTACACCAAAACCAACAGATCCATCAACTGCAACTCCTTCGCAAGAAG CTTCTCCTCTGGACTGCAACTTTGACAATGGTGACTGTGGATGGGAACAAATGATAACCGACAGCTTCGATTGGTTAAGACACAGGGGACCAACCCCCTCAGATCTCACTGGGCCATCCCATGACCACACCACTGGAG ATGGGTACTACATGTATATAGAGGGAGATGAGCCCCATTATGGAGACTCCGCACGCATGCTGAGTCCAGTGTGCTATGCAACGGGTGCTGTCTGCCTGCGCTTCTGGTACCACATGTATGGGACTGCGAGTGCTATGGCCTTGACCCTCTACCAGTTGCAGGGAAACACAGCAGTCAAGATCTGGTCAAAGGCCAACAACCAGGGAGATCAGTGGCACCCAGCATATGTAGACTTAAGCATTTTTGGCAAAGTCCAG ATTATTGTGGAGGGGATCAGAGGTTCAAACAACCAATCTGATGTTTCCCTGGATGATATTTCTCTGCAGCAAGGAACTTGTTCAG GCTCTTCAAATACAGTGCTGGAGACCACAACTCATTCTGCCATCAGTAGATCAG TGTGCAGCTTCCACTGTAGCTTTGACAAAGACATCTGTGCTTGGAATCAGATCCAGACAGACAGTTTTGACTGGACAAGACTGAGAGGGTCTACCTCAACCTCCATGACAGGGCCTTCTTCTGATCACACAACTGGAG ATGGGTACTACTTGTACATTGAGGCCAAGAATGTTTACGACGGGGACACCGCTCGTCTTTTGAGTCCAGAGTGTCCAGAGCCAGGTCCTCTCTGCCTTCACTTTTGGTACCACATGTATGGTACAGCCGACAACATGGGTATAAGCATATATCTATTGCAGAACCACACAGCGCAGATGATGTGGTCTCTGCAGGACAACCAGGGCAACATGTGGCACAAGGCACAGGTGGAGGTGAAGCCCTCCAATATGTTCCAG ATTATTTTTGAAGGACGGAGAGGAACTAATGAACACTCGGATGTAGCAGTGGATGACGTGTCCCTTCTGCGAGGCCGGTGTTCAG CCTCTCCTTCAGGCCCCTCCTGCCCCGAGCACAGCCACCATTCCACATGCATGCCCCTGTGCCCAGTCACGTGCAAGACCCTCAATGGTGCAGATGACTGCCCTACTGAAGAGTCCTGCAAAcagggttgtgtgtgtgataagGGCTTTGTACTCAAGGGGGACCAGTGTATCCCCATCACAGCCTGTGGCTGCCAGGACAACCAGGGTAACAACTACCGT TTTGGTGAATTCTGGTTGACCAACCATTGTCTCCAGAAGTGTATgtgtgaggaagaggaaggtgaaGGGCAGATCACCTGTGAAGACCATGAATGTGAACTCAGTACAGTGTGCCTCACTGACAATGGGCAGTTCAGGTGCAATTCCACAG GCTTCAGTGAGTGTTCAGTGTCTGGAGGCCTCAAGTTCACAACATTTGACAACCTGGAAAATGAGTTCAAGGGCAAGTACTCGTATATCCTGGTCCAGACGACACCACAGATGACGAATCTCCCACAAGTCTACATTGAGGGCAATATTGAGCGAACAGCAGATACTAAGGACAAACGCGAAGCTGAGGCTGACGATGAGGAAGACAGCAGTGAAGAAGACGATAGCAGTGAAGAGAAGGAACAAAGCGAACTGAAGAGTGTCACACTCAGCGTGTACAACCACACTATAAAATTCATGGCTAAAAGAAGGATTGTG TTGAATGGAGAAATGGTACATCCGCCAGTCCTCCTCAACAATGGGCTGAAGATCATGGAACGTGCTTCTCGAATTTACCTGAAAACAAATTTTGGCCTCTCAGTGGAGTTTTACAGGGCCAAGGCAG AGATAATCCTTCCGCACACCTACAAGAACCATGTGGTGGGGCTCTGTGGTAATTTTGACGGCAAGAAGAAAAATGACCTTGTGAAGCCAGATAGGAACCGGGCTCAAAATGTGGCAGAGTTTGGAGACAGCTGGAGGGTGACAACACAGCTGCTAACTACCATGGACAG AAAATCAAGTTTCATTAGCAGTGATCTCAGTATCTCAGAGGACAGCAATCCTGACATCGATGCCACAACAGAGAACTAA